From a region of the Microterricola gilva genome:
- a CDS encoding Rossmann-like and DUF2520 domain-containing protein — protein MAQRAGRLGVGIVGAGNVGPILGAALAGAGHAIVGISAISAASRERAEAILPGAPILDVDVLVERSELVILAVPDAELAPLVAGLAARGAWQPGQLVLHTAARYGIGVLTPALAAGAIPLAVHPAMTFTGTSLDLAKLAGTWFAVTAPSPVLPIGQALVVEMGGEPLIIAEADRAAYAEAVDTAVSFSTAIVDQAVALLAGIGVEAPGPVLAPLVRSAVERALAKAGGADAADPTLFGGQAFGGSAFGDQADFDGTGGAFGGHGNGFYLNNDPEDPA, from the coding sequence ATGGCGCAGCGCGCGGGCAGGCTCGGTGTCGGCATCGTCGGGGCCGGCAACGTCGGACCGATTCTCGGCGCGGCGCTGGCCGGGGCCGGCCACGCCATCGTCGGGATCTCGGCGATCTCCGCCGCGAGCCGCGAGCGGGCAGAGGCGATCCTGCCCGGCGCCCCGATCCTCGACGTCGATGTGCTGGTCGAGCGCAGCGAGCTGGTGATCCTGGCTGTGCCGGATGCCGAGCTCGCGCCGCTCGTGGCCGGGCTGGCCGCACGCGGCGCCTGGCAGCCGGGCCAACTCGTGCTGCACACGGCCGCCCGCTACGGGATCGGCGTGCTCACGCCCGCCCTCGCGGCCGGCGCGATCCCGCTCGCCGTGCACCCGGCCATGACCTTCACGGGCACCAGCCTCGACCTGGCCAAACTCGCGGGAACCTGGTTCGCCGTCACCGCGCCGAGCCCGGTGCTGCCGATCGGCCAGGCGCTCGTCGTCGAGATGGGCGGGGAACCGCTCATCATCGCCGAGGCCGACCGCGCGGCCTACGCCGAGGCCGTCGACACCGCCGTCTCCTTCTCGACCGCCATCGTCGACCAGGCCGTCGCCCTCTTGGCCGGCATCGGGGTCGAGGCGCCCGGCCCGGTGCTCGCGCCGCTCGTGCGCTCCGCCGTTGAGCGGGCACTGGCCAAGGCCGGCGGGGCGGATGCCGCCGACCCGACACTGTTCGGCGGGCAGGCGTTCGGTGGATCGGCGTTCGGCGACCAGGCCGACTTCGACGGCACCGGCGGCGCCTTCGGCGGCCACGGGAACGGCTTCTACCTCAACAACGACCCGGAGGACCCCGCATGA
- the panC gene encoding pantoate--beta-alanine ligase encodes MTISSMPSAPATPVVLTTVAEVQNALAAVRAGSPASGIALVPTMGALHDGHLSLVRRARELAGTVIVSIFVNPLQFGAGEDLDAYPRTLDADLAALAAEGVEYVFAPTAREMYPNGPSETRVTAGHVGTLLEGATRPGHFDGMLTVVAKLFNIVRPDVAMFGQKDAQQVFLVRRMVAELNLPLVIEVVPTVRESDGLALSSRNRFLDAGARRAALALSGALQSADAAASDGLVELLAEATASFGDHDDVTLDYLVVVDPASFLPVDEHFRGPAIALVAARVGATRLIDNTPIILG; translated from the coding sequence ATGACCATCTCCAGCATGCCGAGCGCGCCTGCGACCCCCGTCGTGCTGACGACGGTGGCCGAGGTGCAGAACGCCCTCGCCGCCGTGCGGGCAGGCAGCCCGGCATCCGGCATCGCGCTCGTGCCGACCATGGGCGCGCTGCACGACGGGCACCTCAGCCTCGTCCGGCGTGCGCGGGAACTTGCAGGCACCGTCATCGTGTCGATCTTCGTGAACCCGTTGCAGTTCGGCGCGGGGGAGGACCTCGACGCCTACCCGCGCACGCTGGACGCCGACCTGGCCGCCCTCGCCGCCGAGGGCGTCGAGTACGTGTTCGCGCCGACCGCCCGGGAGATGTACCCGAACGGACCGAGCGAGACGCGCGTCACCGCCGGCCACGTCGGGACCCTGCTCGAGGGTGCGACCAGGCCTGGCCACTTCGACGGCATGCTCACTGTCGTCGCGAAGCTCTTCAACATCGTGCGGCCGGATGTTGCCATGTTCGGGCAGAAGGACGCCCAGCAGGTGTTCCTGGTGCGCCGCATGGTCGCCGAGCTCAACCTGCCGCTCGTGATCGAGGTCGTCCCGACCGTGCGGGAGAGCGACGGCCTGGCGCTCTCCAGCCGCAACCGCTTCCTCGATGCCGGTGCGCGGCGGGCGGCGTTGGCACTGAGCGGCGCTCTGCAGTCCGCGGATGCCGCGGCATCCGATGGTCTCGTCGAACTGCTCGCCGAGGCCACGGCCAGCTTCGGCGACCACGACGACGTGACGCTGGACTACCTCGTCGTCGTCGACCCGGCCAGCTTCCTGCCCGTCGACGAGCACTTCCGCGGGCCGGCGATCGCGCTCGTCGCGGCGCGTGTCGGTGCGACCCGTCTCATCGACAACACGCCCATCATCCTGGGCTAA